The Deinococcus metalli genome includes a window with the following:
- a CDS encoding sugar-binding transcriptional regulator, producing the protein MPDEPAPHAPAPAPGPDVQAVQVARLYYIQGLTTDAIAGELGLSRPKVSRLLSHARRSGLVEIRIHDPEGQAGTLEAQLQARYPFLKAQVVSVPQGSPEDLWQERVAAAAASLLGSLIRPGMTVGLAWGNTVSAVSHALTPRPVPGVTFVQLNGSANAADFMSGFVTDTVLRFARSFSAGAQLFPVPTFFDDPSTKQAMWRERSVRHVLGLQTQADLLLYSIGSHTASTPSHVYAAGYLGAADLDVLAAEGAVGDIATVFYRADGSFDGLSLNARASGPDLSLVRDAPDSICVVSGLGKVAALHAALRGGLMRRLIVDEITAQAVLDADS; encoded by the coding sequence ATGCCCGACGAGCCCGCACCGCATGCCCCAGCCCCGGCTCCCGGCCCGGACGTGCAGGCCGTGCAGGTCGCGCGGCTGTACTACATCCAGGGCCTGACCACCGACGCGATCGCGGGCGAACTGGGGCTGTCACGCCCCAAGGTCTCGCGGCTGCTGTCGCACGCGCGGCGCAGCGGTCTGGTCGAGATCCGCATCCATGACCCCGAGGGGCAGGCGGGCACGCTGGAGGCCCAGCTCCAGGCGCGCTATCCCTTCCTGAAAGCGCAGGTCGTCAGCGTGCCGCAGGGCAGCCCGGAAGACCTGTGGCAGGAGCGTGTCGCCGCCGCCGCCGCGAGCTTGCTGGGCAGCCTGATCCGGCCCGGCATGACCGTGGGCCTGGCGTGGGGGAATACCGTCAGCGCCGTCAGTCACGCCCTGACCCCCCGCCCGGTGCCCGGCGTGACCTTCGTGCAGCTCAACGGCTCCGCGAACGCCGCTGACTTCATGAGCGGCTTCGTCACCGACACCGTCCTGCGCTTCGCCCGCAGCTTCTCGGCCGGCGCGCAGCTGTTCCCGGTGCCCACCTTCTTCGACGATCCCAGCACCAAGCAGGCCATGTGGCGCGAACGCAGCGTGCGGCACGTCCTGGGCCTCCAGACCCAGGCCGACCTGCTGCTGTACTCCATCGGCAGCCACACCGCGTCCACACCCAGCCACGTGTACGCCGCCGGCTACCTGGGCGCTGCCGACCTCGACGTGCTGGCGGCCGAGGGCGCGGTGGGCGACATCGCCACGGTGTTCTACCGCGCCGACGGCAGCTTCGACGGCCTGAGCCTGAACGCCCGTGCCAGCGGCCCGGACCTGTCGCTGGTGCGGGACGCGCCGGACTCGATCTGCGTCGTCAGCGGCCTGGGCAAGGTCGCTGCCCTGCACGCCGCGCTGCGCGGCGGCCTGATGCGCCGCCTGATCGTGGACGAGATCACCGCGCAGGCCGTCCTGGACGCCGATTCCTGA
- the tal gene encoding transaldolase, producing the protein MNALEQLKTMTVVVADTGDLEAIRKYQPQDCTTNPSLILKAASLPGYAQALRDAQDMDDVEAAIDMLTIRIGTELTRIVPGYVSTEVDARLSFDTDAMVAKARHLIDLYQKAGVGKERILIKLATTWEGVQAARILEAEGIHCNLTLVFSKEQAIAAAQAGAYLLSPFVGRITDWYKKATGTKDYAVDDDPGVQSVREIYHHFKSHGYQTIVMGASFRSAAQVKALAGCDRLTVSPQLLGELEGDQGHLERALTPVPATETEPPVSEADFRWALASNPMANEKLAEGIRGFHEDTEKLRTLLRQKQAAPA; encoded by the coding sequence ATGAACGCCCTGGAACAGCTCAAGACAATGACCGTGGTCGTGGCCGATACCGGCGACCTGGAAGCCATCCGCAAGTACCAGCCGCAGGACTGCACCACCAATCCGTCGCTGATCCTTAAGGCAGCCAGCCTGCCCGGCTACGCCCAGGCGCTGCGCGACGCCCAGGACATGGACGACGTCGAGGCGGCCATCGACATGCTCACCATCCGCATCGGCACGGAGCTGACCCGCATCGTGCCGGGGTACGTCAGCACCGAGGTGGACGCGCGGCTGTCTTTCGACACCGACGCCATGGTCGCCAAGGCGCGGCACCTGATCGACCTGTACCAGAAAGCTGGCGTGGGCAAGGAACGCATCCTGATCAAGCTGGCGACCACGTGGGAGGGCGTGCAGGCTGCGCGCATCCTGGAAGCCGAGGGCATCCACTGCAACCTCACGCTGGTGTTCAGCAAGGAGCAGGCCATCGCGGCGGCGCAGGCGGGCGCGTACCTGCTGTCGCCCTTCGTGGGCCGCATCACCGACTGGTACAAGAAGGCGACCGGCACCAAGGACTACGCCGTGGACGACGATCCGGGCGTGCAGAGCGTGCGCGAGATCTACCACCACTTCAAGTCGCACGGCTACCAGACCATCGTGATGGGCGCGTCGTTCCGCTCGGCGGCGCAGGTGAAGGCGCTGGCGGGCTGCGACCGCCTGACGGTCAGTCCGCAGTTGCTGGGCGAACTCGAAGGGGACCAGGGTCACCTGGAGCGTGCCCTGACCCCCGTGCCCGCGACCGAGACCGAGCCGCCGGTCAGCGAAGCGGATTTCCGCTGGGCGCTGGCGAGCAACCCCATGGCGAACGAGAAGCTGGCCGAGGGAATCCGCGGCTTCCACGAGGACACCGAGAAGCTGCGCACGCTGCTGCGCCAGAAGCAGGCCGCCCCGGCGTAA
- a CDS encoding ABC transporter ATP-binding protein, with amino-acid sequence MMSVPTRPPPNLPDGEPLSPRERLHDLGRTLALVWRASPRHSVAYALTTLASSALPAANLYIGKLLLDEVARAAQGSVTYAALLTLLAVQVSLVVLGSLLSTVGNAAQQLLGDSLQHAVTRRILDKASDLSVEAFENAETYDRLQQAYREVGTRPLGVATQLVGLAGALVTLASVGALMAQLGVWVLPLVILAALPGVIVSNRFGVENYRMLRWQTHDARVQNYLGSLLTSDTLVKEVRLFGFETYLLTRWRDYYLGFRRQLVDIIRRRSAWGFGAALLSALLIGLASALILRRAAAGQISVGDFSVFILGITQVQGTVSGLLNGVSGIYQNLLYMRNLFDFLELPTRDLDAGETWTGPIETIEFQDVGFRYPLTTRDVLRGVTFRVVRGQALALVGENGAGKTTLVKLLTMLFEPSSGVILLNGQDARRFSPRSVQRQMSIIFQDFGQYQMSARENVGLAEVERLTDVAGVQGAVQQAGAAFVDTLPDGLDTPLGRLFQGGRQLSGGQWQRLALARLYFRGASVLVFDEPTAALDAKAEFETIQALREHAGERITLLISHRFSTVRLADQIVVLDGGVITESGTHAELMALGERYAALYTLQASGYADDRGETTPAARVAVPEA; translated from the coding sequence ATGATGTCCGTGCCCACCCGCCCGCCGCCGAACCTCCCGGACGGAGAGCCGCTGTCGCCGCGCGAGCGCCTGCATGACCTGGGGCGCACGCTGGCGCTGGTGTGGCGGGCCAGCCCCCGCCACTCCGTCGCGTACGCCCTGACCACGCTGGCGTCGAGCGCGCTGCCCGCCGCGAACCTCTACATCGGCAAGCTGCTGCTGGACGAGGTCGCGCGGGCCGCGCAGGGCAGCGTCACGTACGCCGCGCTGCTCACGCTGCTGGCCGTGCAGGTGAGCCTGGTCGTGCTGGGCAGCCTGCTCAGCACGGTCGGGAACGCGGCGCAGCAGCTGCTGGGCGACTCGCTGCAACACGCCGTGACGCGCCGCATTCTGGACAAGGCGTCGGACCTGAGCGTGGAGGCCTTCGAGAACGCGGAGACCTACGACCGCCTGCAACAGGCGTACCGCGAGGTGGGCACCCGCCCGCTGGGCGTGGCGACGCAGCTCGTGGGCCTGGCGGGCGCGCTCGTGACGCTGGCGTCGGTGGGCGCGCTGATGGCGCAGCTGGGCGTGTGGGTGCTGCCGCTGGTGATCCTGGCGGCTCTGCCGGGCGTCATCGTGTCCAACCGCTTCGGGGTCGAGAACTACCGCATGCTGCGGTGGCAGACGCACGACGCGCGCGTGCAGAACTACCTGGGCAGCCTCCTGACCTCCGACACGCTGGTCAAGGAGGTGCGGCTGTTCGGCTTCGAGACCTACCTGCTGACGCGCTGGCGGGACTACTACTTGGGCTTCCGGCGGCAGCTGGTGGACATCATCCGCCGGCGCTCGGCGTGGGGCTTCGGCGCGGCGCTGCTCTCGGCGCTGCTGATCGGCCTGGCGAGCGCCCTGATCCTGCGCCGCGCGGCGGCCGGGCAGATCAGTGTGGGCGACTTCAGCGTGTTCATCCTGGGCATCACGCAGGTGCAGGGCACGGTGTCGGGGCTGCTCAACGGCGTGAGCGGCATCTACCAGAACCTGCTGTATATGCGCAACCTCTTCGACTTCCTGGAGCTGCCCACACGCGACCTGGACGCCGGCGAGACGTGGACCGGGCCGATCGAGACCATCGAGTTCCAGGACGTGGGCTTCCGCTACCCGCTGACCACGCGCGACGTGCTGCGCGGCGTGACCTTCCGCGTGGTGCGTGGGCAGGCGCTGGCCCTGGTCGGAGAGAACGGCGCGGGCAAGACCACCCTGGTCAAGCTCCTGACCATGCTGTTCGAGCCCAGCAGCGGCGTGATCCTACTCAACGGCCAGGACGCGCGGCGCTTCAGTCCGCGCAGCGTGCAGCGGCAGATGAGCATCATCTTCCAGGACTTTGGGCAGTACCAGATGAGCGCGCGCGAGAACGTCGGGCTGGCCGAGGTCGAGCGCCTGACGGACGTGGCCGGGGTGCAGGGCGCCGTCCAGCAGGCGGGCGCCGCCTTCGTGGATACGCTGCCGGACGGCCTGGACACGCCGCTGGGCCGCCTGTTCCAGGGCGGGCGGCAGCTGTCGGGCGGGCAGTGGCAGCGCCTGGCCCTGGCGCGGCTGTACTTCCGGGGGGCCTCGGTGCTGGTCTTCGACGAACCCACCGCCGCGCTGGACGCCAAGGCCGAGTTCGAGACGATCCAGGCGCTGCGCGAGCACGCGGGCGAGCGGATCACGCTGCTGATCTCGCACCGCTTCTCCACCGTGCGGCTGGCCGACCAGATCGTGGTGCTCGACGGCGGCGTGATCACCGAGTCGGGCACGCACGCCGAGCTGATGGCGCTGGGCGAGCGCTACGCGGCGCTGTACACCCTGCAGGCCAGCGGCTACGCGGACGACCGCGGCGAGACCACTCCGGCCGCCCGGGTGGCGGTGCCGGAGGCGTAG
- a CDS encoding N-acetylglucosamine kinase has protein sequence MSRPALLLGLDAGGSGTKWALARDGQTVASGVTLPFTAALLDTPAGAQALTALAAGLPGRPEAVHAGVAGLSAGSPRAAAVARELAGVLGLEPERVSVEGDLDLAYRAHLGGGEGVLLYAGTGSVAYHVSAGGAVTRAGGYGYRIGDDGGGFSLGRAALRVLTDDLDRGVVPSGALAAEVGVVTGGLDWDTLRTFVYGTPGAASVARLAPAVGKAADAGDVRAGALLTEAAGQLATLAQRVQARVGPLPVTATGGAFRVSPLLRAALTRELPGATVQQREHAEAAARYAAAHLSGS, from the coding sequence TTGAGCCGTCCTGCCCTGCTGCTGGGGCTGGACGCTGGGGGAAGCGGCACGAAGTGGGCGCTGGCGCGCGACGGCCAGACGGTGGCGAGCGGCGTGACGCTGCCGTTCACGGCCGCGCTGTTGGACACGCCGGCGGGCGCACAGGCGCTGACCGCGTTGGCCGCCGGTCTGCCCGGCCGGCCGGAGGCCGTGCACGCGGGCGTGGCCGGCCTGAGCGCTGGCTCGCCGCGTGCGGCGGCCGTCGCGCGGGAACTGGCGGGCGTGCTGGGCCTGGAGCCGGAGCGGGTCAGTGTGGAGGGCGACCTCGACCTCGCGTACCGCGCGCACCTGGGCGGCGGCGAGGGCGTGCTGCTGTACGCCGGCACGGGTTCGGTGGCGTACCACGTCTCGGCCGGCGGCGCGGTCACGCGCGCGGGCGGCTACGGCTACCGCATCGGAGACGACGGGGGCGGGTTCAGCCTGGGCCGGGCGGCGCTGCGGGTCCTCACGGACGACCTCGACCGCGGCGTGGTGCCGTCCGGGGCGCTCGCCGCCGAGGTGGGCGTGGTCACCGGCGGCCTGGACTGGGACACGCTGCGGACCTTCGTGTACGGCACGCCGGGGGCGGCCAGCGTGGCGCGGCTCGCCCCGGCGGTCGGGAAGGCCGCGGACGCCGGGGACGTCCGGGCGGGAGCGCTGCTCACCGAGGCGGCCGGGCAGCTCGCCACGCTGGCGCAGCGTGTGCAGGCGCGGGTGGGGCCGCTGCCGGTCACCGCGACGGGCGGGGCCTTCCGGGTCAGTCCGCTGCTGCGCGCCGCCCTGACGCGCGAGTTGCCGGGCGCCACTGTCCAGCAGCGCGAGCACGCCGAGGCCGCCGCCCGCTACGCCGCCGCCCACCTGAGTGGGTCGTGA